The Primulina huaijiensis isolate GDHJ02 chromosome 12, ASM1229523v2, whole genome shotgun sequence genome has a window encoding:
- the LOC140989150 gene encoding uncharacterized protein At2g38710-like, whose translation MVSANREMVVYCFDTLVAHYNSEQAPPPAFDEGQHPLFVTWKKAVNGGEPRLRGCIGTLEARGLINGFKDYALTSALRDRRFPPIQAKELPNLECTVSILINYEIARDYLDWEVGKHGIIIEFTDPDYNTSRSATYLPEVAAHEGWTKIEAVDSLMRKAGYNGPITEPLRRRIRLTRYQSTLFTMRYSDYVAYVKTTRGAAPTISGAKPSNYW comes from the exons ATGGTGTCGGCTAACAGAGAGATGGTGGTCTACTGCTTCGACACTCTGGTGGCGCATTATAACAGCGAACAAGCTCCGCCCCCTGCTTTTGACGAGGGTCAACA CCCCTTGTTTGTGACTTGGAAGAAAGCAGTAAATGGAGGAGAGCCTCGACTACGTGGATGCATAGGAACTCTTGAAGCTCGTGGCTTAATTAATGGATTCAAGGACTATGCTTTGACAAG TGCCCTGAGAGACCGACGATTTCCCCCTATACAGGCAAAGGAGTTACCTAACTTGGAATGTACAGTTTCCATCCTGATTAATTATGAAATTGCTCGTGACTACCTTGACTGGGAG GTTGGGAAGCATGGGATAATTATTGAGTTTACTGATCCTGATTACAATACATCACGAAGCGCTACCTACTTGCCTGAGGTTGCTGCCCATGAAG GCTGGACAAAGATTGAAGCGGTTGACTCATTAATGAGAAAGGCAGGCTACAACGGCCCCATAACCGAACCCCTGAGAAGACGCATTCGACTGACCCGTTACCAGAGTACTCTATTTACCATGCGATACAGTGATTATGTTGCCTATGTGAAGACAACTCGAGGTGCTGCTCCGACTATTTCTGGGGCAAAACCGAGCAATTATTGGTAA